The DNA sequence TAGTCGCCCTTCTTCATCATTTCGTAGATGCGCTTGCAATCCGGGCACACCGGGGAGCCGGGCTTGGCCGACCGGGTAACGGGGAAAACCTCACCGCACAGGGCCACCACATGGTTTCCCATGACGGCGCTCTCCACGATCTTGTCTTTCTTGACGTAGTGGAAAACCTTCGGTGTATCACTGTCTGTGCTCTCGTCGACGGTGGTGTCCGGACGCTCGATCGTCTGCGTGTCCATCCCTACATTGTGACATTGTGGAGATATGAGAAAAGAGCTGTCGTTCGATGACGACGGCCATCCGGTACTCATCACGGCGGCCGCGGTCTCGGTCGAAGAACAGCACCGCGCCCGGGTACGCCGCTATTTGACGCTGATGGCGTTCCGGTTCCCGGCCCTGCTGGGATCCGCTTGGGCCTACAGCGTGTGGCACAACGGCTGGATCTCGCTGGCGATCTTGGCGGCGTCGATCCCACTGCCCTGGATGGCGGTGCTCATCGCCAACGACCGCCCTGCCCGCAAGGCCGAGGAGCCACGTCGGTACGGGCCCCAGGAACACCGTCATTCGCTGTTCCCCACCGCTGAGCGCAGAGCGATTGATCCCGCTCCTCCGCCGCAACCGCGCACCCCGGCGGAAGGGTCAGCTGACCCGTCTTAGGGACAGCTATGTCAATTCTCAGGACATTCTCAGCTGCCGACGGCGAATCCGCAGGTCAGTGAGGGCGCCGTTTGGGAACCTCAGGAACTTTCTGGGCCAACCAAGCGTTGCAACTCATGAGACCTACGGATCAACTAGGAGGCAGCGATGGCAAACGCCACCACCCGTCCGGCTCGTACCATCGAGTCCGAGGATCTGGACGCCCAGAGTCCAGCCGCGGACCTTGTACGGGTCTATTTGAACGGCATCGGCAAGACTGCGCTGCTGACGGCGGAGGACGAAGTCGAGCTCGCCAAACGGATCGAGGCGGGGTTGTACGCCCAGCACCTTCTGGACACCAAGAAACGCCTCGGCGAAGCCCGCAAGAAGGATCTGGCCGTGATCGTGCGTGAAGGCAGCGCGGCACGCAGCCACCTGCTGGAGGCCAACCTGCGCCTGGTCGTTTCGCTCGCGAAGCGCTACACCGGTCGCGGGATGCCACTGCTCGACCTCATCCAGGAGGGCAACCTGGGCTTGATCCGCGCGATGGAGAAGTTCGACTACGCCAAGGGGTTCAAGTTCTCGACATACGCCACCTGGTGGATTCGTCAGGCCATCACCCGCGGTATGGCTGATCAGAGCCGCACCATCCGCCTTCCCGTGCACCTGGTGGAGCAGGTGAACAAGCTGGCTCGCATCAAGCGCGAACTGCACCAGCGACTCGGCCGCGAGGCCAGCGATGAGGAATTGTCGGAGGAGTCCGGCATTCCCGTGGAGAAGATCGGGGATCTGCTGGACCACAGCCGCGATCCGGTGAGCCTGGACATGCCGGTCGGCACCGACGAGGAAGCACCTCTGGGTGACTTCATCGAGGACACCGAGGCGATGTCCGCGGAGAACGCCGTCATCGCCGAGCTGCTGCACTCGGACGTGCGCAGCGTGCTGGGCACTCTCGACGAACGCGAGCAGCAGGTCATCCGGCTCCGGTATGGACTCGACGACGGCCAGGCCCGCACGCTGGATCAGATCGGCAAGCTGTTCGGGCTGTCTCGCGAGCGGGTGCGTCAGATCGAGCGCGAGGTCATGACGAAACTGCGCCACGGCGATCGCGCGGAGCGCCTGCGTTCGTACGCGAGCTAGTTGACCTACTACCCTGCCCTCGGGGCGCTGCGCGCTGGAAGCGCAGCGCCCCGATTTACGTTGTAGGTCGGTAGACTGAGCACGACCGTAAGGGGCCGAGTAGTGAACGATCTTGTCGATACGACAGAAATGTATCTGCGGACGATCTACGACCTTGAAGAAGAGGGCGTCGTGCCGCTGCGGGCGCGTATCGCCGAACGGCTGGAGCAGAGCGGGCCGACCGTCAGTCAGACGGTGGCGCGGATGGAGCGCGACGGCCTGTTGAACGTCGCCGGAGACCGCCACCTTGAACTCACCGATAAGGGCCGCGCACTCGCGGTGTCGGTGATGCGCAAGCATCGGCTGGCCGAATGCCTGCTGGTCGACATCATCGGACTGCCCTGGGAGGACGTACACGCCGAGGCGTGCCGCTGGGAGCACGTCATGAGCGAGGACGTCGAGCGCCGACTGCTCACGGTGCTCAACAACCCGACCACCTCGCCGTTCGGTAACCCCATTCCCGGGCTGTCCGAGCTGGGTGTCGCCGCCAACCGGTCCGAAAACGCGAGCGCGGTGCGGCTCACCGAGATTGCCGGGGGCTCACAGGTTGCCGTGGTGGTGCGCCGCCTGGCTGAGCACGTCCAGGCCGATACCGATCTGCTGACGCGTCTCAAGGACGCCGGCATCGTGCCCAATGCGCGCGTCACCGTGGAGTCCTCCCCCGAGGGCGTCATCATCGTCATTCCCGGTCACGAAAGTGTCGAGCTGCCCCACGAGATGGCTCATGCCGTCATGGTGGAGAAGGTCTAGCACCCTCCTCCGGATCCCTGGATGCTCCTGGGCGGCAAGCTGATACCCAACTCATGGGCGAGCCGGAAACCAGTGTCGGCCAGGGTGCGAATCTCATCGGGGCGCATACCCGCACGCAGCGCAGACATCAGCAGCTGCCCCAAACGATGCTCCGGCTCGACGATCAGCGCCGCCTCCAGAGCGACACCGGCCAGCGGACCGTCGCCCCGCACATAGGCGCTGAAGCCAAACAACACCAACGCCGCCGCGCGCCAGGGGGCAGGCAGCAGTCGACTCAGCGCCAACCACAACCGCTCCACATCATCGGCCAGCACGCCGACAGCCAAGGCACACACTGTGTCTCGAACACGCACCACCGTCAGCGAGCGAGCGATGCTCAGCAGCTCACGGTTGGACAGTGGACGGAATTCTGCCGTCCGGCACGCCGCCCGCATCACTCGATTCACGGCGCGCCGGTCCGCTGCGGCGTCGTCGGCCTGCCCCCGCGGCGGGCGCCGCAAGGATGCGGCCAGCGCACAGGTGCGGCGAGTGTCCGTGGGAGCGATCAGCGCCACGAGGTCCTCTCGGCGGCGGTGCACCGTCCTGCCTGCCAGTACCGCGGCGGCGGTCAGCGGTGAGCAGTCCGGATCGTCGACGGGGCCGCCGGCACCACATCCGTCGTAGCAGCGCCACCATCCCTGCGGAGACACCCGGTCCACCGTGTGGCCGGCGATCAACGAAATACCTTGATGCTCAAGATGTCTGGCCAACCGACGGATGATGTCGCCGGACTCCCGTTCACCCAGATCCGCGCTGATAACCACCGCGATCACCGCGTCGGCCGGCCCGGGACCCAACACCTCCGCCAGTATCGCGAGCGCCGCGTTGTCGGGGTCGTCCAGATCGTCCAGATCCCTGCGCAGTATCGCCTCGACCAGCCCATCGGCAAGCGTGACGACGACGAGGGAATCTTCGGGAATGAACCCCAACATCGCCGGTAGTGCGGCAATCAGGGCGGAGGGCCGGTTCAATCGAAAGTCGGGGCGACCGGGGGTCCCGGGAATCAGCGATGTCATGCCCGCACCGTGACAGCGAGGACCGTCATCGCCCCGACGGTGACCTCGCGTTATGACGGCGCATACGGAGCTCTGTGGATACCACCGCAATTGTGTACAAGACGCCCATGGCTGCCGGCGGACACAGGACAATCACTGCGGATCGGGTACCATTTAACATGTCGGTAATCTTGCCGACCCTCAGGGCAGACCACTCGCTGGACGTTGGGCTCACCGCCCCGCCTCGATCCCGTCGCCTTCTCTGAGACTTCTCAGAGGATCCCATGTCTTCACTCGCAAGCGGTACACCCTTTCTCGATGCCTCCGAACGGAGCGAAGGGGTCCTTCCGGCAGCCCCCTTCGCGCTGCCTACTGGTTCCACCGCGATCGTCTACTGCGAGGGTCAGTTCGGGGAGCAGGACGGCAAGACCGCCAACGGCCTGGTCCGGCACTCGGAGAAGTACGAGATCCTCAGTGTCATCGACAGCCTCCGGGCCGGAGTAGATGCCGGGAAATTCCTGGATGGCACCGCGAACGGCATCCCGGTGCTGGCGTCGCTCGCCGAGTCCATCGCTCACGCCGGCCACGTACCTGACTACCTGATCTGTGGGCTGGCGCCTGCCGACGGCCTACTGTCGAGCGCGCAGCGGGTCGTGTTGCTCGACGGCATCGCCCGCGGCATGCACATCATCAACGGCCTGCACGAGTTCCTCAACGACGATGCCGAATTCGCGGCGGCAGCGGTCATCGCCGGCGTCACCATCACCGATGTACGCCGACCGAAAGAAAAGCGCGACCTACACCTGTTCTCCGGCCGGATCTTCGACGTCACCTGCCCCAGGATCACGATCCTGGGAACGGACGGGGCGATCGGGAAGCGCACCACCGCCACCTTGCTGGTCCAGGCGCTGAACGCGCGCGGCATCAAGGCGGTCATGGTCGGCACCGGTCAAACCACCTTGATCCAGGGCGGGAAGTACGGCGTCGCGCTGGATGCGCTGGTCCCCCAGTTCTGCTCGGGCGAGGTCGAGCACCAGGTCGTCGCCGCGTTCGAGGGTGAGAACCCTGACGTGATCGTGGTCGAGGGGCAGGGCGCGCTCAGCCACCCCGCGTACATCACGTCGGCGCACATCCTGCGTGGCAGCCGCCCGGCCGGCGTCATCGTGCAGCACGCGCCTAAGCGCAAGGTGCTCGGCGACTTCCCGATGGTGCCGATGCCGACCGCCGCCAGCGAGATCGCACTGATCGAGGCGTTCGCCGATACCCGCGTCATCGGGGTCACGATCAACCACGAGGAAATGACCGAAGACGAGCTGAACGACGCGATTTCCGAGCATCATTCGGCGCTCGGCCTCCCGGTGACCGATCCTCTGACGCGCCCTTCCTCGGATCTGGTCGACATGGTCCTGGCGGCCTTCCCCGCGCTCGCGGCAAAGCTCGCAGGGAAAGCCGACACGACAACCCCCGTGTGACACTTCGGCTCGAGACCGATCTGGGCAAGCTCGAGCAGAACACCCGGATCCTGGTTGACCGGCTCGCCTTGACGGGCATCCGGGTCACGGGGATCACCAAGGCCGTGTTGGGCTCGCCGGCAGTCGGCGCAGCGATGCTGCGTGGCGGCGCCCGTGGCCTCGGCGACTCCCGAGTTTCGAATCTCGCTCGGCTGTCGGCGCTCGACCGATTACCGCTGCGCACATTGATCCGTTCACCCATGCTCAGCCAGGTGGCGCGGATCGTTGACGTCGCCGATATCAGTCTGAATACCGAGGCCGTCGTGCTGGCGGCGCTCGATCAGGCCGCGTCCCAGCAGAAGCGGATGCACGCCGTCGTACTCATGGTCGAGTTAGGTGACCTGCGCGAGGGCATTGCGCCCGCCGACGCCCCCGAGGCCGTGCGAGCAGTCCTCGGCCACTCTTCGCTACGGCTCGTCGGGCTCGGCGCCAACCTCGCTTGTCAGAACGGTGTGGTGCCTGACGACCGGAACATGGGCATCCTCACCGGGCTCGCCAACGACATCGAGACACTGCACGGGATTTCGCTCGACGTGGTCTCAGGCGGCAACTCGGCGAACCTGAACTGGGCGCTGCACACCCACGACGTCGGCCGGATCGACGAACTTCGACTCGGCGAAGCCATCCTTCTCGGCGTCGACCCGCTGTATCGGACACCGATCCCCGGCCTGCACACGGACGCCTTCACCTTGAGCGCCGAGGTCATCGAGGTCGCCATGAAACCGGCTCAACCCTGGGGACATCGCGCTCAGGCGGCCTTCGGCGTGGCGCCGGTCCGCACCGGCAGCGTGACCGTGCACCAAGCAATCCTGGCCCTCGGTCGCCAGGATGTGGACCCCGATGGCCTGCAGCCACCCGAGGGCATCACGATCCTCGGGATGAGCAGCGACCACCTGGTGGTCGACCTCGGTGATCACTCCGTCGCGGTCGGCGACGAGATCGATTTCGGTGTCGGCTACGGCGCGCTCGTGCGGGCGATGACGTCACCCTTCGTCACCAAGATCGAGCACCTTGGCCGTTCCGTCGCGCCCGGGGCGGCTTAGGCGCCAACACCGATCCACGACGGATACGACCGCACCGCCAACCACTGATCAGCGGAAGTTGTCGTGCACCTTGAGTACTGCGGCGGTGAAGGCCTGATCCAGAAGCACCGCGTCGGGTTCGGTGCCCTGAAAAGTCATGTAGGTGGCCTGTATTCGAATATCGGCGATCTGCGCGATAAGCGACAAGGTCGTTTGTGTGCCGCTACGCGCCACGGCCGGTGCCACCGTTTGATTCACCGCAACCGAATCATCGGCATTGATGGGCGGAGCCACTGCCTGAGAAGCCGTTACCGTGCTCGGGATCTGATCCGGACCGGTGAAGGTGAACGAGGCGCAACTCTCCAGCTGGGTCTTGTACGTGGCCAGCGGCAGCGGCACACGAAGCACCGCCACCGTGATGGTCGAATTGTCAGAGTCGTTGGTGCCCACCGCCACCGCCGCATCCTGCGGCACGGCCGGGACGGGCGCAGGTGCGCAGGTACTCGGGGCCACCGTCGCCGCGTCGGGCACACCCCGGATGTCGCGGAGCGCAAGTCCGGCCGCATGCGGGTCGAGCGTGGTGGCGGGGTACTGGTGCGGGAAATCTGCCGGGGCCAGCAGCAGCGGGCCCACTGGACCCGTCGGCGCCTGAAGGGCCGTCGTGGTGGCGGTCAGCGGGGGCGACGCACCACCGGATGCCTCCACGGCCGAGCCGTCGATCGCCCGTGTGCACGCGGGAGCCGTCACGGCGCAGCATCCAGCCACAACCATCGTCGCTACCAGCCGCGATGCCGCCACGGTCACATGCTGCCATCGGCACACCCAGGGCCCGAGGAGGCGCGCGCGAGATTCGGCAGGGACAACTGTTCATGTGGCTGTGACACGCACGGCATGCGCGATTCGGTGAATCAGCGTATGAGTACAACCATGACCAACGGTCTTCGCCCAAGCGGCTCATCCGCGGCCGACACTCCCACATACGACCTCGTCGTCATCGGCTCCGGTCCCGGCGGCCAGAAGGCCGCCATCGCCGCCGCCAAGCTGGGCAAATCGGTGGCGGTGATCGAGCGTGACAACATGCTCGGCGGTGTCTGTACCAACACCGGAACGATCCCGTCCAAGACGCTGCGCGAGGCCGTGCTCTACCTGACCGGCATGAACCAGCGCGAGCTGTACGGCGCGAGCTACCGGGTGAAGGCCAACATCACCCCCGAGGATCTGCTGGCGCGCACCGAGCACGTCATCCGCAAGGAGATCGAGGTGGTGCGCGCCCAGCTGCTGCGCAACCGCATTGATTTGATTACCGGCATCGGGCGGTTCGCCGATGAGCACACCGTCATCGTCGAGGAAACCTCCCGTGGCGAGCGCACCACCCTGCATGCCGATTACGTCGTGCTGGCCACCGGCACGAAACCCGCCCGTCCTTCAGGTGTGGCCTTCGACGAGCGACGAGTCCTCGACTCGGACGGCATCCTGGACCTGCGCTTCATCCCGGTATCGATGGTTGTGGTCGGCGCGGGCGTCATCGGAATCGAGTACGCCTCCATGTTCGCCGCTTTGGGCACCAAGGTGACCGTGGTGGAGAAACGCGACTCGATGCTCGACTTCTGTGATCCCGAAGTCGTTGAGGCCCTTCGCTTTCACCTGCGGGACTTGGCAGTGACGTTCCGCTTCGGCGAGGAGGTCACCACCGTCGACGTCAATGACTCCGGCACCATGACCACCTTGGCCAGCGGCAAGCAAATCCCCGCCGATACCGTGATGTACTCCGCGGGGCGACAGGGTCAGACCGATCAGCTCGACCTTGCTCGGGCGGGCCTCGAAGCCGACAACCGCGGCCGGATCTGGGTCGACGCGAATTTTCAGACCAAGGTCGATCACATCTACGCGGTGGGCGACGTGATCGGCTTCCCGGCGCTGGCAGCCACCTCGATGGACCAGGGCCGCCTGGCGGCGTACCACGCGTTCGGCGAGCCCTCGAAGGGCATGACCGATCTGCAGCCCATCGGGATCTACTCGATCCCCGAGATGTCCTATGTGGGTGCCACCGAGGTTGAACTCACCAAGAACGCGATTCCCTATGAGGTGGGAGTCTCGCGTTACCGCGAGCTGGCGCGCGGACAGATCGCCGGGGATTCCTACGGCATGCTCAAGCTGCTGGTGTCCACCGAGGATCTCAAGCTGCTCGGGATACACATCTTCGGCTCCGATGCCACCGACCTGGTCCACATCGGACAGGCCGTCATGGGCTGCGGCGGTACCGTCGAGTACCTGGTCGACGCGGTTTTCAACTACCCCACGTTCTCCGAGGCGTACAAGGTCGCCGCGCTCGATGTGATGAACAAGATTCGCGCACTCAACCAGTTCAAGGCCTAAGAGATTTCGCGTTGGGCGAATACCGTCCGCCCTCCTGAAGAAACAGGAATTCGCATCCCGCCTGGGCCGTTGAGGCAGTAGGTACATTCGCCGTTTGCCTGCTGGTAAGGGACACTGGTGGGACGAGGGCGCGAAGGGAGGCGAACATGGCAAGCAGTAGTGACGGAGAGCCGCAGCCGTACAGACCGGATCAGAGCGGCATGTACGAGTTGGAATTTCCGGGGCCCCAGCTGGCGTCCGCCGACGGGCGCGGCCCGATTCTGGTGCACGCGTTGCAGGGCTTCTCCGACTCCGGCCATGCCGTGAAGCTGGCCGCGGCGCATCTGCGCGACACACTGGAGAGCGAGCTGGTTGCGTCGTTCGCCATCGACGATCTGCTCGACTACCGGTCGCGCCGGCCGGTGATGACGTTCAAGAGCGATCATTTCACGGAGTACGCCACCCCCGAGCTCAACCTGTACGCACTCAAGGACACCAAAGGCACGCCGTTTCTGTTACTGGCCGGCCTGGAGCCGGATCTGAAGTGGGAACGGTTCGTCACGGCGATCCGACTGCTGGCCGAGCAGCTCGGTGTACGCAAGACCATTGGGCTGGGCGCAATTCCGATGGCGGTTCCGCACACTCGCCCCATCACCCTCACCGCCCACGGCAACGACCGCAAGACGCTCGATGAGCATCCCGGCTGGATCGATGAGGTTCAGGTGCCGGGCAGTGCATCGAACCTGTTGGAGTACCGGCTGGCCCAACATGGCCACGAGGTCATCGGGTTCGCCGTCCACGTTCCGCATTACCTGGCACAGACCGACTACCCGGAGGCCTCACAACGCCTGCTGGAGGAAGTGGCCAGGACCGGCGAGCTGGATCTTCCGCTGCAGGAGCTCACCGAGGCTGCAGGCAAGGTGCGAAACCAGATCAACGAGCAGGTGGAAGGCAGCGAGGAAGTGGCCCAGGTGGTCCATGCGCTGGAACGCCAATACGACGCCTTTGTCTCGGCGCAGGAGAACCGCTCGTTGCTGGCACGAGACGAGGACTTGCCGAGCGGCGACGAGCTTGCCGGAGAATTCGAGAGATTCCTCGCCGAACAGGCCAAGTTCGGTGAGGATCCGTCCGCCGACGGCCCGATTCTCTAGTCCGGTTATGCGCTCGCCGCGCCAAATTTGCCGCGACGGGTCAAGATACTTCACATGAATCCACCACCGAGGCTCCTGCGTCCGGTGCCGGATACCGAGCACGCCGACGGTGACGACACGGTCCAACCCACTTCCGATACGACAACGCGACCCCGGATGGCGTTCCGCACCATCCACGGTTATCGGCGCGCCTTCAGAATTGCGGGATCGGGACCTGCGCTGCTGCTGATCCACGGGATCGGCGACAACTCGGCCACCTGGGACAGCGTGCATGCACAGCTCGCCGAGCATTTCACCGTGATCGCCCCGGACCTGCTGGGCCACGGGCAGTCCGACAAGCCGCGCGCCGACTACTCGGTGGCGGCCTACGCCAACGGGATGCGGGACCTGCTGGCCGTACTGGATATCGACAAGGTCACCGTGGTCGGGCATTCGCTGGGCGGCGGCGTCGCGATGCAATTCACCTACCAGTTCCCCCATCTGGTCGAGCGACTCATTCTGGTCTCGCCGGGCGGGGTGACCAAGGACGTCAACATCGTATTGCGTTGCGCATCATTGCCCTTCGTCGGAGATGCGCTCGGGCTACTCAGGCTACCGCTGGCGATGCCGATGATCCGGCTCAGCGGAGCGGTGGCCCGCGCGACGCTGGGGCGGGCGGGAATGGCCCGCGACATCCCCGATGTGCTGCGCGTTCTCGCAGATCTGCCCGAACCCCGGGCCTCGGCCGCCTTCACCCGGACACTGCGCGCCGTGGTTGATTGGCGCGGCCAGGTAGTAACCATGCTGGACCGATGTTATTTGACTGAATCTGTTCCTGTGCAGCTCATTTGGGGCAGCGATGATCTGGTAATCCCCGTCAGCCATGGCCATCTGGCCCACGCCGCGATGCCCGGCGCAACACTGGAGATCTTCGACCGCTCCGGACATTTCCCGTTCCACGACGACCCCGAGCGATTCATCGCCGTCGTTCGCCAATTCATCGCCTCCACCGAGCCCGCCGAATACGACGAGGATGAATTGCGCCGATTGTTGCGCACCGGGGTCACCGAAGGCACGATCAGCGGGGCCGCGCGTACCCGGATGGCGGTGCTCGATGCCATGGGCACAGACGAACGCAGCGCCACCTAGCCACGAGAGCTCAAGCGCTACCAGAGGTTTGCGCAATTCGCGGGGTACTTGAGTGCGCGGCGCGCGGGAGACGTAGAGTCGAAGAATGAGCGTTGATGTCGCGGTTGTTCGCGTATTCACCGACCAGACAGGCAACTTCGGCAATCCTCTGGGGATCGTCAACGGCACCGACGTCGCCGCGGCGGACCGCCAGGAGATCGCCACCCGGTTGGGTTTCAGTGAGACGGTTTTCGTCGATCTTCCCGCCGAGGGGTCCAACACCGCGCATCTGCGGATTTTCACCCCGGCGGCCGAACTGCCCTTCGCCGGACATCCGACGGTGGGATTGGCGTGGTGGCTGCGCGAACGCGGAACACCGGTCAACACCCTTCAAGTTCCCGCGGGCGTGCTCCAGGTCAACTACGACGACCGCACCTGGATCCGAGCCCGGTCCGAATGGGCCCCGGAGACCGATTTCCACGAGCTGGGCTCCCCCAGTGACGTGGATGCCGCCGATCCCGCCGACTACGCGGACGAACTGCTGCATTGCGTATGGGCGTGGCAGGACCGCACCGCGAATCTGGTGCGATCACGGGTGTTCGCCTTTGACCTGGGCGTCAACGAGGACGAAGCGACCGGATCTGTTGCGGCACGGATGACCGACTTGTTGAGCCGTGACCTGATCGTCCATC is a window from the Mycobacteroides salmoniphilum genome containing:
- a CDS encoding DUF3039 domain-containing protein encodes the protein MDTQTIERPDTTVDESTDSDTPKVFHYVKKDKIVESAVMGNHVVALCGEVFPVTRSAKPGSPVCPDCKRIYEMMKKGD
- a CDS encoding DUF3099 domain-containing protein, which encodes MRKELSFDDDGHPVLITAAAVSVEEQHRARVRRYLTLMAFRFPALLGSAWAYSVWHNGWISLAILAASIPLPWMAVLIANDRPARKAEEPRRYGPQEHRHSLFPTAERRAIDPAPPPQPRTPAEGSADPS
- a CDS encoding sigma-70 family RNA polymerase sigma factor; the encoded protein is MANATTRPARTIESEDLDAQSPAADLVRVYLNGIGKTALLTAEDEVELAKRIEAGLYAQHLLDTKKRLGEARKKDLAVIVREGSAARSHLLEANLRLVVSLAKRYTGRGMPLLDLIQEGNLGLIRAMEKFDYAKGFKFSTYATWWIRQAITRGMADQSRTIRLPVHLVEQVNKLARIKRELHQRLGREASDEELSEESGIPVEKIGDLLDHSRDPVSLDMPVGTDEEAPLGDFIEDTEAMSAENAVIAELLHSDVRSVLGTLDEREQQVIRLRYGLDDGQARTLDQIGKLFGLSRERVRQIEREVMTKLRHGDRAERLRSYAS
- a CDS encoding metal-dependent transcriptional regulator; translated protein: MNDLVDTTEMYLRTIYDLEEEGVVPLRARIAERLEQSGPTVSQTVARMERDGLLNVAGDRHLELTDKGRALAVSVMRKHRLAECLLVDIIGLPWEDVHAEACRWEHVMSEDVERRLLTVLNNPTTSPFGNPIPGLSELGVAANRSENASAVRLTEIAGGSQVAVVVRRLAEHVQADTDLLTRLKDAGIVPNARVTVESSPEGVIIVIPGHESVELPHEMAHAVMVEKV
- a CDS encoding DUF4192 domain-containing protein — translated: MTSLIPGTPGRPDFRLNRPSALIAALPAMLGFIPEDSLVVVTLADGLVEAILRRDLDDLDDPDNAALAILAEVLGPGPADAVIAVVISADLGERESGDIIRRLARHLEHQGISLIAGHTVDRVSPQGWWRCYDGCGAGGPVDDPDCSPLTAAAVLAGRTVHRRREDLVALIAPTDTRRTCALAASLRRPPRGQADDAAADRRAVNRVMRAACRTAEFRPLSNRELLSIARSLTVVRVRDTVCALAVGVLADDVERLWLALSRLLPAPWRAAALVLFGFSAYVRGDGPLAGVALEAALIVEPEHRLGQLLMSALRAGMRPDEIRTLADTGFRLAHELGISLPPRSIQGSGGGC
- a CDS encoding DUF1611 domain-containing protein yields the protein MSSLASGTPFLDASERSEGVLPAAPFALPTGSTAIVYCEGQFGEQDGKTANGLVRHSEKYEILSVIDSLRAGVDAGKFLDGTANGIPVLASLAESIAHAGHVPDYLICGLAPADGLLSSAQRVVLLDGIARGMHIINGLHEFLNDDAEFAAAAVIAGVTITDVRRPKEKRDLHLFSGRIFDVTCPRITILGTDGAIGKRTTATLLVQALNARGIKAVMVGTGQTTLIQGGKYGVALDALVPQFCSGEVEHQVVAAFEGENPDVIVVEGQGALSHPAYITSAHILRGSRPAGVIVQHAPKRKVLGDFPMVPMPTAASEIALIEAFADTRVIGVTINHEEMTEDELNDAISEHHSALGLPVTDPLTRPSSDLVDMVLAAFPALAAKLAGKADTTTPV
- a CDS encoding alanine/ornithine racemase family PLP-dependent enzyme is translated as MTLRLETDLGKLEQNTRILVDRLALTGIRVTGITKAVLGSPAVGAAMLRGGARGLGDSRVSNLARLSALDRLPLRTLIRSPMLSQVARIVDVADISLNTEAVVLAALDQAASQQKRMHAVVLMVELGDLREGIAPADAPEAVRAVLGHSSLRLVGLGANLACQNGVVPDDRNMGILTGLANDIETLHGISLDVVSGGNSANLNWALHTHDVGRIDELRLGEAILLGVDPLYRTPIPGLHTDAFTLSAEVIEVAMKPAQPWGHRAQAAFGVAPVRTGSVTVHQAILALGRQDVDPDGLQPPEGITILGMSSDHLVVDLGDHSVAVGDEIDFGVGYGALVRAMTSPFVTKIEHLGRSVAPGAA
- the sthA gene encoding Si-specific NAD(P)(+) transhydrogenase; this translates as MTNGLRPSGSSAADTPTYDLVVIGSGPGGQKAAIAAAKLGKSVAVIERDNMLGGVCTNTGTIPSKTLREAVLYLTGMNQRELYGASYRVKANITPEDLLARTEHVIRKEIEVVRAQLLRNRIDLITGIGRFADEHTVIVEETSRGERTTLHADYVVLATGTKPARPSGVAFDERRVLDSDGILDLRFIPVSMVVVGAGVIGIEYASMFAALGTKVTVVEKRDSMLDFCDPEVVEALRFHLRDLAVTFRFGEEVTTVDVNDSGTMTTLASGKQIPADTVMYSAGRQGQTDQLDLARAGLEADNRGRIWVDANFQTKVDHIYAVGDVIGFPALAATSMDQGRLAAYHAFGEPSKGMTDLQPIGIYSIPEMSYVGATEVELTKNAIPYEVGVSRYRELARGQIAGDSYGMLKLLVSTEDLKLLGIHIFGSDATDLVHIGQAVMGCGGTVEYLVDAVFNYPTFSEAYKVAALDVMNKIRALNQFKA
- a CDS encoding proteasome assembly chaperone family protein produces the protein MASSSDGEPQPYRPDQSGMYELEFPGPQLASADGRGPILVHALQGFSDSGHAVKLAAAHLRDTLESELVASFAIDDLLDYRSRRPVMTFKSDHFTEYATPELNLYALKDTKGTPFLLLAGLEPDLKWERFVTAIRLLAEQLGVRKTIGLGAIPMAVPHTRPITLTAHGNDRKTLDEHPGWIDEVQVPGSASNLLEYRLAQHGHEVIGFAVHVPHYLAQTDYPEASQRLLEEVARTGELDLPLQELTEAAGKVRNQINEQVEGSEEVAQVVHALERQYDAFVSAQENRSLLARDEDLPSGDELAGEFERFLAEQAKFGEDPSADGPIL
- a CDS encoding alpha/beta fold hydrolase yields the protein MNPPPRLLRPVPDTEHADGDDTVQPTSDTTTRPRMAFRTIHGYRRAFRIAGSGPALLLIHGIGDNSATWDSVHAQLAEHFTVIAPDLLGHGQSDKPRADYSVAAYANGMRDLLAVLDIDKVTVVGHSLGGGVAMQFTYQFPHLVERLILVSPGGVTKDVNIVLRCASLPFVGDALGLLRLPLAMPMIRLSGAVARATLGRAGMARDIPDVLRVLADLPEPRASAAFTRTLRAVVDWRGQVVTMLDRCYLTESVPVQLIWGSDDLVIPVSHGHLAHAAMPGATLEIFDRSGHFPFHDDPERFIAVVRQFIASTEPAEYDEDELRRLLRTGVTEGTISGAARTRMAVLDAMGTDERSAT
- a CDS encoding PhzF family phenazine biosynthesis protein, which encodes MSVDVAVVRVFTDQTGNFGNPLGIVNGTDVAAADRQEIATRLGFSETVFVDLPAEGSNTAHLRIFTPAAELPFAGHPTVGLAWWLRERGTPVNTLQVPAGVLQVNYDDRTWIRARSEWAPETDFHELGSPSDVDAADPADYADELLHCVWAWQDRTANLVRSRVFAFDLGVNEDEATGSVAARMTDLLSRDLIVHQGKGSQILTQWSPEGWVTIGGHVVADQSLTLN